One stretch of Corvus hawaiiensis isolate bCorHaw1 chromosome 1, bCorHaw1.pri.cur, whole genome shotgun sequence DNA includes these proteins:
- the LOC125331122 gene encoding feather keratin Cos1-1/Cos1-3/Cos2-1-like codes for MSCFQPCNPCYQPCGPCPLANSCNECCVRQCQSSTVVIEPSPVVVTLPGPILSSFPQNTVVGSSTSAAVGSALSCNGVPINSGGFDLSCITNRYCNRIC; via the coding sequence ATGTCCTGCTTCCAGCCCTGTAACCCTTGCTACCAGCCCTGCGGCCCctgcccgctggccaacagctgcaatgagtgctgtgtcaggcagtgccagagctccacCGTCGTCATTGAACCCTCACCTGTGGTGGTGACGCTGCCcgggcccatcctcagctccttcccccagaacaccgtggtgggatcctccacctcGGCTGCCGTTGGCAGTGCTCTCAGCTGCAATGGAGTGCCCATCAACTCTGGCGGCTTTGACCTCTCCTGCATCACCAACCGCTACTGCAACAGGATCTGCTAA